A window of the Microbacterium sp. AZCO genome harbors these coding sequences:
- a CDS encoding OsmC family protein → MFGEHRYRLHTTWTGNRGSGTSGYREYDRSTTIEIPGKPVLHASSDKPFRGDPARWNPEDMLVAALSQCHLLSYLHACVEAGVVVVGYRDDASGLLVEDGRGGGRMTQVVLRPHVTIAHESMRDAATAAHEQAHAWCFIANSVNFPVLHEPTIEVAAR, encoded by the coding sequence ATGTTCGGCGAGCACCGGTACCGTCTGCACACGACCTGGACCGGCAACCGCGGCTCGGGAACGAGCGGCTACCGCGAGTACGACCGCTCCACGACGATCGAGATCCCCGGCAAGCCCGTGCTCCACGCGTCCAGCGACAAGCCCTTCCGGGGCGACCCCGCCCGGTGGAATCCCGAGGACATGCTCGTCGCTGCGCTCAGCCAGTGCCACCTGCTGTCGTACCTGCACGCCTGCGTCGAGGCGGGGGTCGTCGTGGTCGGCTATCGGGACGACGCATCCGGCCTGCTCGTCGAGGACGGGCGCGGCGGCGGCCGCATGACGCAGGTCGTGCTCAGGCCGCACGTGACGATCGCCCACGAGTCGATGAGGGATGCCGCGACCGCCGCCCACGAGCAGGCTCACGCCTGGTGCTTCATCGCCAATTCCGTGAACTTCCCCGTCCTGCACGAGCCCACGATCGAGGTCGCGGCGCGCTGA
- a CDS encoding lysophospholipid acyltransferase family protein: MVLAPLGRLIYRPHVEGRANVPKSGAVIFASNHLSFLDSIAIPVASPRPVHFLAKESYFDGKGFSGWLSREFFTAIGAIPVKRGAGQAALDALDQQRQLLDEGRAVALYPEGTRSLDGRLYKGRTGVAFLALQTGAPVVPVGLTGTDRVMPVGAKMPSLSEKVGVRFGEPLDLSHHGTADSGKARRLATDEIMAAIHALSGQELANAYNEAPAHGIDRIKQVLPHERR; this comes from the coding sequence ATGGTCCTCGCCCCGCTCGGTCGTCTCATCTACCGTCCCCACGTCGAGGGCAGGGCCAATGTCCCGAAGTCGGGCGCGGTCATCTTCGCGAGCAACCACCTCTCCTTCCTCGACTCGATCGCGATCCCGGTCGCCTCGCCGCGTCCCGTGCACTTCCTCGCGAAGGAGAGCTACTTCGACGGCAAGGGCTTCTCGGGCTGGCTGTCGCGCGAGTTCTTCACGGCGATCGGCGCGATCCCCGTCAAGCGCGGCGCCGGCCAGGCGGCGCTCGACGCCCTCGACCAGCAGCGTCAGCTCCTCGATGAGGGCCGCGCCGTCGCGCTGTACCCCGAGGGCACGCGCTCGCTCGACGGGCGCCTGTACAAGGGCCGGACCGGCGTCGCCTTCCTCGCTCTGCAGACCGGGGCGCCCGTCGTGCCGGTGGGGCTCACCGGCACCGACCGCGTCATGCCCGTCGGCGCCAAGATGCCGTCCCTGTCGGAGAAGGTCGGGGTGCGCTTCGGCGAGCCCCTCGACCTCTCGCACCATGGCACCGCCGACTCGGGCAAGGCCCGTCGCCTCGCGACCGACGAGATCATGGCCGCGATCCACGCGCTCTCCGGGCAGGAGCTCGCGAACGCCTACAACGAGGCGCCGGCGCACGGGATCGACCGCATCAAGCAGGTGCTCCCGCACGAGCGCCGCTGA
- a CDS encoding FKBP-type peptidyl-prolyl cis-trans isomerase, with amino-acid sequence MRTRRLALLSAAALSALILAGCSGSPAAPEASPSASASADLCSAKVAPGAASDAVTVDGKAGTESTATFTAPLEVTELQSTQLDEGSGDKLQAGDIVQFALSAFDATSGEKLGAQGYNNDLLPQQISPDSALGQVVGCAKPGSRYAVTFPAAEDQGTSAQVYIIDVKGTVPDAAWGEPQAPVDGMPTVELDKDGSPTVTLPKGDIPTEFKKSTLKKGDGAVVEAGDSVLVQYHGVSWDTGDVFDESWGKQPFTFTVGSGVVQGFSDAVTGETVGSQVIAVLPPSVAYGEKSESNTSQLAGQTLVFVVDILAASKPAAQ; translated from the coding sequence GTGCGCACTCGACGTCTCGCTCTCCTTTCTGCCGCTGCCCTGTCGGCGCTGATCCTCGCCGGCTGCTCGGGTTCTCCGGCAGCCCCGGAGGCCTCGCCCTCCGCGAGCGCATCCGCCGACCTCTGCAGCGCCAAGGTCGCTCCGGGCGCCGCCTCCGACGCGGTCACGGTGGACGGAAAGGCCGGCACCGAGTCGACCGCGACGTTCACGGCGCCTCTCGAGGTGACCGAGCTCCAGTCGACGCAGCTCGACGAGGGCTCCGGTGACAAGCTCCAGGCGGGCGACATCGTGCAGTTCGCGCTCTCCGCCTTCGACGCGACGAGCGGCGAGAAGCTCGGCGCGCAGGGCTACAACAACGACCTCCTGCCGCAGCAGATCTCCCCGGACTCGGCGCTCGGCCAGGTCGTCGGCTGCGCCAAGCCCGGTTCGCGCTACGCCGTGACCTTCCCCGCCGCCGAGGACCAGGGCACGTCGGCCCAGGTCTACATCATCGACGTCAAGGGCACCGTCCCCGACGCCGCGTGGGGGGAGCCGCAGGCGCCCGTCGACGGCATGCCCACCGTCGAGCTCGACAAGGACGGCTCGCCCACGGTGACGCTGCCCAAGGGCGACATCCCCACCGAGTTCAAGAAGTCGACGCTCAAGAAGGGCGACGGCGCCGTCGTCGAGGCCGGCGACTCGGTGCTCGTGCAGTACCACGGCGTCTCGTGGGACACCGGCGACGTCTTCGACGAGTCGTGGGGCAAGCAGCCGTTCACCTTCACCGTCGGCAGCGGCGTCGTGCAGGGCTTCTCCGACGCCGTGACCGGTGAGACCGTCGGCTCGCAGGTCATCGCGGTGCTCCCGCCCTCCGTCGCCTACGGCGAGAAGAGCGAGTCCAACACGAGCCAGCTCGCGGGGCAGACCCTCGTGTTCGTCGTCGACATCCTCGCGGCCTCGAAGCCCGCGGCGCAGTAG
- the dxr gene encoding 1-deoxy-D-xylulose-5-phosphate reductoisomerase, with protein MRRVLILGSTGSIGTQALDVIRANPGRFEVVGLAAGSNRELLAAQADEFDVDDTAIGAVAAEQLVRDVETDVVLNGITGSVGLGPTLAALECGRTLALANKESLIVGGHLVTERAKPGQIVPVDSEHSAIAQALRAGAPEEVRRLVLTASGGPFRGRSRESLAEVTPIEALAHPTWDMGRVVTTNSATLVNKGLEVIEAHLLFDVSFDRIDVVVHPQSIVHSMVEFTDGSTIAQASPPDMRLPISLGLDWPRRVAGVGRPLDWSTASSWTFEPLDEHAFPSVRLAKHVGRAGGTYPAVFNAANEQAVDAFHEGALSFPGIVETIERVVDAHEAPAQLTRESLAAAESWARDAADRAIAARR; from the coding sequence GTGCGGCGCGTCCTCATCCTCGGCTCCACCGGATCGATCGGCACCCAGGCGCTCGACGTCATCCGGGCCAATCCCGGGCGATTCGAGGTCGTGGGCCTCGCCGCGGGCTCGAACCGCGAGCTCCTGGCGGCGCAGGCAGACGAGTTCGACGTCGACGACACGGCGATCGGCGCCGTCGCGGCCGAGCAGCTGGTGCGGGACGTCGAGACCGACGTCGTCCTCAACGGCATCACGGGATCGGTCGGGCTCGGTCCGACGCTCGCGGCGCTGGAGTGCGGGCGGACGCTGGCGCTCGCCAACAAGGAGTCGCTCATCGTGGGCGGTCACCTCGTCACCGAGCGGGCGAAGCCCGGGCAGATCGTGCCGGTCGACTCCGAGCACTCCGCCATCGCGCAGGCGCTGCGGGCGGGCGCGCCCGAAGAGGTGCGACGGCTCGTCCTCACGGCATCCGGCGGCCCCTTCCGGGGACGCAGCCGCGAGTCGCTCGCGGAGGTGACCCCGATCGAAGCCCTCGCCCACCCGACATGGGACATGGGCCGCGTCGTCACCACCAACTCCGCGACGCTCGTCAACAAGGGCCTCGAGGTCATCGAGGCGCACCTCCTCTTCGACGTGTCGTTCGACCGCATCGACGTCGTGGTGCATCCGCAGTCGATCGTGCACTCGATGGTCGAGTTCACCGACGGATCGACGATCGCGCAGGCCTCGCCGCCCGACATGCGCCTGCCCATCTCGCTCGGCCTCGACTGGCCCCGCAGGGTCGCGGGCGTCGGCCGCCCGCTCGACTGGTCGACCGCATCGTCGTGGACCTTCGAGCCCCTCGACGAGCACGCTTTCCCGTCCGTGCGGCTCGCGAAGCATGTCGGCCGTGCCGGCGGCACGTACCCCGCCGTCTTCAACGCGGCGAACGAGCAGGCCGTCGACGCGTTCCACGAGGGCGCCCTGTCGTTCCCGGGCATCGTCGAGACCATCGAGCGTGTCGTCGACGCGCACGAAGCCCCCGCTCAGCTCACGCGCGAGTCGCTCGCCGCGGCGGAGTCGTGGGCGAGGGATGCCGCGGACCGCGCCATCGCCGCGCGCCGCTGA
- a CDS encoding UDP-N-acetylmuramoyl-L-alanyl-D-glutamate--2,6-diaminopimelate ligase produces the protein MPTDAPSNLPPVLRPENPPARPLADLADRFASEVRGDVAGVEVSGITLATADLRPGEAFVAIRGVNRHGAEFAATAAEKGAVAIVTDAAGADIAEASGLPVLVVDDPRALLGDLSAWVYGTGPDDDLPLLFGTTGTNGKTSVSHLLEGILGQLGVVTGLSSTAERHIAGEVIVSRLTTPEASEFHALLALMRERGVQAVAVEVSAQALSRHRVDGLLFDVAGFTNLSHDHLDDYADMREYFEAKLPLFRADRSRRAVISLDSTPGLEVVERAEVPYVTVGTPAIAADPEAAAAADWTVEILDERPAGTRFRLEAKDGRSLTTVVPVIGRHMAANAGLAIVMILEGGYEWSALVDALDGGRIEAYLPGRTQLVSGDRGPAVYVDFGHSPDAFEKTLAAVRRVTPGKVLMLFGADGDRDATKRHDMGRTAVEGSDILVITDHHPRFEDPDSIRATLIEGARIARPDAEILEFSPPERAIIEAVRLVGDGDAILWAGPGHQDYRDVRGVRTPYSARELARRALAAEGWPVPEPHWPVPYPEDETPLSDPTRPLF, from the coding sequence ATGCCGACTGACGCTCCCTCGAATCTGCCTCCCGTCCTCCGCCCCGAGAATCCGCCCGCCCGGCCGCTCGCCGACCTCGCCGACCGGTTCGCGAGCGAGGTGCGCGGTGACGTCGCGGGGGTCGAGGTGAGCGGCATCACCCTCGCGACCGCCGATCTGCGCCCCGGCGAGGCGTTCGTGGCGATCCGCGGCGTCAACCGCCACGGTGCCGAGTTCGCGGCGACGGCGGCCGAGAAGGGCGCCGTCGCGATCGTGACGGATGCCGCGGGAGCCGACATCGCCGAGGCATCCGGGCTCCCCGTGCTCGTGGTGGACGACCCGCGCGCGCTCCTCGGCGACCTGTCGGCGTGGGTGTACGGCACCGGCCCCGACGACGACCTGCCGCTCCTGTTCGGCACGACCGGCACCAACGGCAAGACGAGCGTGTCGCACCTGCTCGAGGGCATCCTCGGCCAGCTCGGCGTCGTGACGGGACTCTCGTCGACGGCGGAGCGGCACATCGCGGGCGAGGTCATCGTCTCGCGGCTCACGACGCCCGAGGCATCCGAGTTCCACGCGCTCCTCGCACTCATGCGCGAGCGGGGCGTCCAGGCCGTCGCCGTCGAGGTGAGCGCGCAGGCGCTCAGCCGGCATCGCGTCGACGGGCTGCTCTTCGACGTCGCCGGCTTCACCAACCTCAGCCACGACCACCTCGACGACTACGCCGACATGCGCGAGTACTTCGAGGCGAAGCTCCCCCTCTTCCGGGCCGACCGGTCGCGTCGCGCCGTCATCTCCCTCGACTCCACTCCCGGCCTCGAGGTCGTCGAGCGAGCGGAGGTGCCGTACGTCACGGTCGGCACGCCCGCGATCGCGGCCGATCCGGAGGCCGCGGCCGCCGCCGACTGGACCGTGGAGATCCTCGACGAGCGCCCGGCCGGAACGCGCTTCCGCCTCGAGGCAAAGGACGGCCGCTCGCTCACGACGGTCGTCCCCGTCATCGGCCGGCACATGGCCGCCAACGCGGGACTCGCGATTGTCATGATCCTCGAGGGCGGCTACGAGTGGAGCGCCCTCGTCGACGCCCTCGACGGCGGGCGCATCGAGGCGTACCTGCCCGGACGCACGCAGCTCGTCTCGGGCGACCGCGGCCCCGCCGTCTACGTCGACTTCGGCCATTCCCCCGATGCGTTCGAGAAGACGCTCGCCGCGGTGCGCCGCGTCACCCCCGGCAAGGTGCTCATGCTCTTCGGCGCCGACGGCGACCGCGACGCGACGAAGCGCCACGACATGGGCCGCACGGCCGTCGAGGGCAGCGACATCCTCGTCATCACCGACCACCACCCGCGCTTCGAAGACCCCGACTCCATCCGCGCGACGCTGATCGAGGGCGCGCGGATCGCCCGGCCCGACGCCGAGATCCTCGAGTTCTCACCGCCCGAGCGGGCCATCATCGAGGCCGTGCGACTCGTCGGCGACGGCGACGCGATCCTCTGGGCCGGCCCCGGGCATCAGGACTACCGCGACGTGCGGGGCGTCCGCACGCCCTACTCGGCCCGCGAGCTCGCGCGCCGCGCCCTCGCCGCCGAGGGCTGGCCCGTGCCCGAGCCGCACTGGCCCGTGCCGTACCCGGAGGACGAGACACCGCTCTCCGACCCGACGCGCCCGCTCTTCTGA
- a CDS encoding DUF1775 domain-containing protein, whose product MTTSRTPRRHTPRRRTVLTLAGVAAGAALALAAPLAASAHVHVDPATAPAGANETLTFSFAHGCDGSPTTALVIDIPDGVATTAPVVEGGWTIQRDLGADDQPTRVTFTSDQPIESGLQASVSLVVAFSEEAPNTTAVFPITQECVDGSTAWTQVAAAGEDPESLDSPAPTVAVGDAVATEDDGDPVAAADAAAASDASSAASSGAADSVARLLAGGALAVAVATLVVVLARGRRKA is encoded by the coding sequence ATGACCACTTCCCGCACCCCCCGCCGCCACACCCCTCGCCGCCGCACCGTCCTCACCCTCGCCGGAGTCGCCGCGGGCGCCGCGCTCGCCCTCGCGGCACCGCTCGCGGCATCCGCCCACGTCCACGTCGACCCCGCCACCGCGCCCGCCGGTGCGAACGAGACGCTCACGTTCTCGTTCGCACACGGGTGCGACGGCTCGCCGACGACGGCGCTCGTCATCGACATCCCCGACGGAGTAGCGACGACGGCTCCCGTCGTCGAGGGCGGATGGACGATCCAGCGCGACCTCGGCGCCGACGACCAGCCCACGCGCGTCACCTTCACGAGCGACCAGCCGATCGAGTCCGGCCTGCAGGCCTCCGTGAGCCTCGTCGTGGCCTTCTCCGAGGAGGCCCCGAACACGACCGCCGTCTTCCCGATCACGCAGGAATGCGTCGACGGCTCCACCGCGTGGACGCAGGTCGCGGCCGCCGGGGAGGATCCCGAATCGCTCGACTCACCCGCGCCGACGGTAGCCGTGGGCGACGCCGTCGCGACCGAGGATGACGGCGATCCCGTCGCGGCGGCCGACGCAGCCGCCGCCTCGGACGCGTCGAGCGCCGCATCCTCCGGGGCAGCAGACTCCGTCGCACGGCTCCTGGCCGGCGGCGCACTGGCCGTCGCCGTCGCGACGCTCGTCGTCGTGCTCGCGCGCGGGCGCCGGAAGGCCTGA